Proteins from a single region of Novosphingobium sp. CECT 9465:
- a CDS encoding succinate dehydrogenase assembly factor 2 — protein MTDAAPIDPAALRRLHFRAWHRGTREADYMIGCFFDRFHAQWTPAQVAWFEELIDEDDVEIMAWALGTQAVPEKYAGAMMDEMRKLDYVVIPR, from the coding sequence ATGACTGATGCTGCTCCGATTGACCCCGCCGCCTTGCGCCGATTGCACTTTCGCGCTTGGCACCGTGGCACCCGCGAAGCGGACTACATGATCGGCTGTTTCTTCGACCGTTTCCATGCGCAGTGGACGCCTGCGCAAGTTGCATGGTTCGAAGAACTGATCGACGAGGACGATGTCGAGATCATGGCCTGGGCGCTCGGAACCCAGGCGGTTCCCGAAAAATACGCCGGGGCCATGATGGACGAGATGCGCAAGCTCGATTACGTCGTGATCCCGCGCTGA